A stretch of Corallococcus macrosporus DNA encodes these proteins:
- the aat gene encoding leucyl/phenylalanyl-tRNA--protein transferase, with protein MPIYLLSDDEPELFPPPSKADKSGLLAVGGDLRPERLVAAYAQGIFPWYSEGQPILWHSPDPRFVLEPEKIHVGRSLRKVMNRGTYTVRYDTVFAKVIDACSRVHRPGQDGTWITDAMKQAYIRLHELGLAHSVEAWDGEVLVGGLYGVSLGAAYFGESMFALAPDASKVAFATAVERFKGWGFQLIDCQVETEHLERFGAESWPRKRFLAALDQALKEPTRRGPWTE; from the coding sequence GTGCCCATCTACCTGCTGAGCGACGACGAGCCGGAGCTGTTCCCCCCGCCCTCCAAGGCGGACAAGAGTGGGCTGCTCGCGGTGGGCGGCGACCTGCGCCCGGAGCGGCTGGTGGCGGCCTACGCGCAGGGCATCTTCCCCTGGTACAGCGAGGGGCAGCCCATCCTGTGGCACTCGCCCGACCCGCGCTTCGTGCTGGAGCCGGAGAAGATCCACGTGGGCCGCTCGCTGCGCAAGGTGATGAACCGGGGCACGTACACGGTGCGCTACGACACGGTGTTCGCGAAGGTCATCGACGCGTGCTCGCGCGTGCACCGGCCGGGGCAGGACGGCACGTGGATCACGGATGCGATGAAGCAGGCGTACATCCGGCTGCATGAGCTGGGGCTGGCGCACTCGGTGGAGGCGTGGGACGGCGAGGTGCTGGTGGGCGGGCTGTACGGCGTGTCGCTGGGCGCGGCGTACTTCGGGGAGAGCATGTTCGCGCTGGCGCCGGACGCGTCGAAGGTGGCGTTCGCCACGGCGGTGGAGCGCTTCAAGGGCTGGGGCTTCCAGCTCATCGACTGCCAGGTGGAGACGGAGCACCTGGAGCGCTTCGGCGCGGAGTCCTGGCCGCGCAAGCGCTTCCTCGCGGCGCTCGACCAGGCGTTGAAGGAGCCCACGCGGCGGGGGCCGTGGACGGAGTAG
- a CDS encoding hemolysin family protein, which produces MPTWTLWVACLALCFMRSLVAAAESALYGTSDLRAQELAEESKTTAARRVLRHKTHREPAATALRLGMVLSGFLAAAIGAFVPPRMLDFSRYAEATWVPVATVCAGALFVGVLASLMEVTLRGLANGNPERWALRLSGLVSLLVAVLYPPMRLMLGLLNLGARTMGRTLRFEPPPPPLEELEKLLAAQAARNEVDKSAPQLIRSIFELSDKRCRDVMVNRTDVISVDVTTPPEEVLRILAEENHSRIPVYKDDVDHIVGVLHARDLIPLLQHPELIVLQDVIRPAHFVPWMKPVGDLLRDMQKRKIHMAMVVDEYGGFMGVVTLEDILREIVGDIGDEFEVEEKLVEKMADGTSLVDAAMEVDQFTKLFGFPLPEGDFDTLGGYLSSLAGHLPDVGERFTYNGWQFVVATKEGARIDRVRMSRLKSVAPGTADGAPKDGVPAPKDDGQGPPRPPADSGAAPDAKN; this is translated from the coding sequence ATGCCTACCTGGACCCTCTGGGTCGCCTGCCTGGCCCTCTGTTTCATGAGGTCCCTGGTCGCCGCCGCGGAGTCCGCGCTCTACGGGACGTCCGACCTGCGCGCCCAGGAGCTCGCGGAGGAGAGCAAGACCACCGCCGCCCGCCGGGTGCTCCGTCACAAGACGCACCGTGAGCCCGCCGCCACCGCCCTGCGCCTGGGCATGGTGCTGTCCGGCTTCCTCGCCGCCGCCATTGGCGCCTTCGTCCCGCCGCGCATGCTGGACTTCAGCCGCTACGCCGAGGCCACCTGGGTGCCCGTCGCCACGGTGTGCGCGGGCGCCCTCTTCGTGGGCGTGCTGGCCAGCCTCATGGAGGTGACGCTGCGCGGCCTGGCCAACGGCAACCCGGAGCGCTGGGCCCTGCGGCTGTCGGGCCTGGTGTCCCTGCTGGTGGCGGTGCTCTACCCGCCCATGCGCCTGATGCTGGGCCTGCTCAACCTGGGCGCCCGCACCATGGGCCGCACCCTGCGCTTCGAGCCGCCGCCCCCGCCGCTGGAGGAGCTGGAGAAGCTGCTCGCCGCCCAGGCCGCGCGCAACGAGGTGGACAAGAGCGCCCCGCAGCTCATCCGCTCCATCTTCGAGCTGTCCGACAAGCGCTGCCGCGACGTGATGGTCAACCGCACGGACGTCATCTCCGTGGACGTGACCACGCCGCCGGAGGAGGTGCTGCGCATCCTGGCGGAGGAGAACCACTCGCGCATCCCCGTCTACAAGGACGACGTGGACCACATCGTCGGCGTGCTGCACGCGCGCGACCTCATCCCGCTGCTCCAGCACCCGGAGCTCATCGTCCTGCAGGACGTCATCCGCCCCGCCCACTTCGTGCCGTGGATGAAGCCCGTGGGCGACCTCCTGCGCGACATGCAGAAGCGGAAGATCCACATGGCCATGGTCGTCGACGAGTACGGCGGCTTCATGGGCGTCGTCACGCTGGAGGACATCCTCCGCGAGATCGTGGGCGACATCGGCGACGAGTTCGAGGTGGAGGAGAAGCTCGTCGAGAAGATGGCCGACGGCACCTCGCTGGTGGACGCCGCCATGGAGGTGGATCAGTTCACGAAGCTCTTCGGCTTCCCGCTGCCAGAGGGCGACTTCGACACGCTGGGCGGCTACCTGTCCTCGCTCGCGGGCCACCTGCCCGACGTGGGCGAGCGCTTCACGTACAACGGCTGGCAGTTCGTCGTGGCCACCAAGGAGGGCGCCCGCATCGACCGCGTGCGGATGTCCCGCCTCAAGAGCGTCGCCCCCGGCACCGCGGACGGCGCGCCCAAGGACGGCGTCCCCGCGCCGAAGGACGACGGCCAGGGCCCTCCGCGCCCGCCCGCGGACTCCGGCGCGGCGCCCGACGCCAAGAACTGA
- a CDS encoding protein kinase domain-containing protein encodes MAEAPDLGGYEVVGRLAVGGMAEVYQARARETTQRSPGEPEEVVIKRLHPSFRNDPAYVKAFVDEAKLTVRLRNAHIVRTFRLFRAGPDYLMVQELVSGRTLGYMQELLIKAGAAMPPESACYIAWCILKALDYIHRAKVGENGATIVHRDVNPANVLLGVQGDVKLTDFGVAEVEGMIRGDAGALRGTLPYMSPEQVLGQAVDARTDLYAVGVILWELWGGRRLFTGENEAQLMHQVRDARVPLLSSLAPDLPDYAARVARKALFADRARRFQSAAEFIKALEVLARRAGWPLTVEALQPLLGG; translated from the coding sequence GTGGCGGAAGCTCCGGACCTGGGTGGCTATGAAGTGGTCGGCCGGCTGGCGGTCGGCGGCATGGCCGAGGTGTATCAGGCGCGTGCCCGTGAGACGACGCAGCGCTCCCCGGGCGAGCCCGAGGAAGTCGTCATCAAGCGGCTGCACCCGTCCTTCCGCAACGACCCCGCGTACGTGAAGGCCTTCGTCGACGAGGCGAAGCTCACGGTGCGCCTGCGCAACGCGCACATCGTGCGGACGTTCCGGCTGTTCCGCGCCGGGCCGGACTACCTCATGGTGCAGGAGCTCGTGAGTGGCCGGACGCTGGGCTACATGCAGGAGCTGCTGATCAAGGCGGGCGCCGCGATGCCGCCCGAGTCCGCCTGCTACATCGCGTGGTGCATCCTCAAGGCGCTGGACTACATCCACCGCGCCAAGGTGGGGGAGAACGGCGCCACCATCGTCCACCGCGACGTGAACCCCGCCAACGTGCTGCTGGGCGTCCAGGGCGACGTGAAGCTCACCGACTTCGGCGTGGCGGAGGTGGAGGGGATGATCCGCGGCGACGCCGGCGCGCTGCGCGGCACGCTGCCGTACATGAGCCCGGAGCAGGTGCTGGGGCAGGCCGTGGATGCCCGCACGGACCTGTACGCGGTGGGCGTCATCCTCTGGGAGCTGTGGGGCGGCCGCCGCCTCTTCACCGGAGAGAACGAAGCGCAGCTCATGCACCAGGTGCGGGACGCGCGCGTGCCGCTGTTGTCGTCGCTGGCGCCGGACCTGCCGGACTACGCGGCGCGGGTGGCGCGCAAGGCGCTGTTCGCGGACCGCGCCCGCCGCTTCCAGTCCGCGGCGGAGTTCATCAAGGCGCTGGAGGTGCTGGCGCGCCGCGCGGGCTGGCCCCTGACGGTGGAGGCGCTGCAGCCTCTGTTGGGCGGCTGA
- the glgA gene encoding glycogen synthase GlgA, producing MKILFIASEVTPFSKTGGLGDVAGALPTALAGLGHDVKIVTPRYQDVRNTGQLLPTGQSLVLRFPFGETGGPILSARLTERLEVLFLENEAFYGGRKGLYGDAGGEFPDNPRRFAYLCVGALQAAQRLRFFPDIIHLHDWQTGLVPVALRRGFQETPLAKAKCVFTIHNLAYQGHFPKRTMEDLGLPWDLFTPEGVEFYDQLNFLKSGLVYSEALTTVSPTYAREIQAAEQGYGLDGLLRRRSHALTGILNGIDAHEWNPRTDAWLPARYGLDDMTGKAVCKRALLERFGLPTEGNAPVFGIVSRLAWQKGVDLLLETLPAALQADLKFVAVGNGEPGLEDGLRALQARFPKQVGVHIGFDPALSHLVEAGSDFFLMPSRYEPCGLNQMYSLRYGTVPIVRATGGLVDTVEGGLDGNGILFESFHRSALLAAIRRALSLYADPARLGDFQVRGMGKDFSWAASARKYEALFHSLVQE from the coding sequence ATGAAGATCCTCTTCATCGCCTCGGAGGTCACCCCCTTCTCGAAGACGGGGGGACTGGGCGACGTGGCCGGGGCCCTGCCCACGGCCCTTGCCGGCCTGGGGCACGACGTGAAGATCGTCACGCCCCGCTACCAGGACGTGCGCAACACCGGACAGTTGCTGCCCACCGGCCAGTCCCTGGTGCTGCGCTTCCCCTTTGGTGAGACGGGCGGCCCCATCCTGTCCGCGCGCCTCACCGAACGCCTGGAGGTCCTCTTCCTGGAGAACGAGGCCTTCTACGGCGGCCGCAAGGGCCTCTACGGCGACGCGGGCGGCGAGTTCCCGGACAACCCCCGCCGCTTCGCCTACCTGTGCGTGGGCGCGCTCCAGGCCGCGCAGCGGCTGCGCTTCTTCCCGGACATCATCCACCTGCACGACTGGCAGACGGGGCTCGTCCCCGTGGCGCTGCGCCGCGGCTTCCAGGAGACGCCGCTCGCGAAGGCGAAGTGCGTCTTCACCATCCACAACCTGGCCTACCAGGGGCACTTCCCCAAGCGGACCATGGAGGACCTGGGGCTGCCGTGGGACCTCTTCACCCCGGAGGGCGTGGAGTTCTACGACCAGCTCAACTTCCTCAAGTCGGGGCTCGTCTACTCCGAGGCGCTCACCACCGTGTCGCCCACCTACGCGCGCGAAATCCAGGCGGCGGAGCAGGGCTACGGGCTGGATGGCCTGCTGCGCCGCCGCTCGCACGCGCTCACCGGCATCCTCAACGGCATCGACGCGCACGAGTGGAACCCCCGCACGGACGCCTGGCTGCCGGCGCGCTACGGCCTGGACGACATGACGGGCAAGGCCGTGTGCAAGCGCGCCCTGCTGGAGCGCTTCGGCCTGCCCACCGAGGGAAACGCGCCGGTGTTCGGCATCGTCAGCCGGCTGGCGTGGCAGAAGGGCGTGGACCTGCTCCTGGAGACGCTGCCCGCGGCGCTCCAGGCGGACCTCAAGTTCGTGGCGGTGGGCAACGGCGAGCCCGGCCTGGAGGATGGCCTCCGGGCGTTGCAGGCCCGCTTCCCGAAGCAGGTGGGGGTGCACATCGGGTTCGACCCGGCGCTGTCACACCTGGTGGAGGCGGGGTCGGACTTCTTCCTCATGCCCAGCCGCTACGAGCCCTGCGGCCTGAACCAGATGTATTCCCTGCGTTACGGAACGGTGCCCATCGTCCGGGCCACGGGCGGGCTGGTGGACACGGTGGAGGGGGGGCTGGACGGCAACGGCATCCTCTTCGAGTCCTTCCACCGCTCGGCGCTCCTGGCCGCCATCCGCCGGGCGCTCTCCCTGTACGCGGACCCCGCACGGCTGGGGGACTTCCAGGTGCGGGGGATGGGGAAGGACTTCTCCTGGGCCGCGTCCGCCCGGAAGTACGAGGCCCTCTTCCACTCCCTGGTGCAGGAATAG
- the pdxH gene encoding pyridoxamine 5'-phosphate oxidase, giving the protein MVRRVTTIPADPIQRFADLFAQAKAAIPVDPNAMVVASVDDQGRPSSRVVLLKDFDARGFVFFTNFTSRKGRQLQAHPYAALCFFWQPLEQQVRIEGRVEQVTDAEADAYFQSRARGSQIGAWASLQSQELPSRELLEQRVAEVEARFQGRPVERPPHWSGFRVVPDRIEFWHSRPSRLHERNLYLRDGAGWKTQLLYP; this is encoded by the coding sequence ATGGTGCGCCGCGTGACGACGATTCCTGCCGACCCCATCCAGCGCTTCGCGGACCTCTTCGCCCAGGCGAAGGCCGCAATTCCCGTGGACCCCAACGCCATGGTCGTGGCGTCCGTGGACGACCAGGGCCGCCCCAGCTCACGCGTGGTGCTGCTCAAGGACTTCGATGCGCGGGGCTTCGTCTTCTTCACCAACTTCACCAGCCGCAAGGGGCGCCAGCTCCAGGCGCACCCGTACGCGGCGCTGTGCTTCTTCTGGCAGCCCCTGGAGCAGCAGGTGCGCATCGAGGGCCGGGTGGAGCAGGTGACGGACGCGGAGGCCGACGCGTACTTCCAGAGCCGCGCGCGCGGCAGCCAGATTGGCGCGTGGGCCAGCCTCCAGAGCCAGGAGCTGCCCTCGCGCGAGCTGCTGGAGCAGCGCGTGGCGGAGGTGGAGGCGCGCTTCCAGGGCCGCCCGGTGGAGCGCCCGCCGCACTGGAGCGGCTTCCGCGTGGTGCCGGACCGCATCGAGTTCTGGCACAGCCGTCCCAGCCGGCTGCACGAGCGCAACCTGTACCTGCGCGACGGCGCGGGCTGGAAGACGCAGCTGCTCTATCCGTGA
- a CDS encoding CapA family protein gives MAWRRWWPVGWVAALLVACGSGTSTPKQGQDAVTPGDEPQTPVTPPDDQTPPKETPPPDEEPPPGEEPPPDETAEEPPPEEESPVLTACAPEPAADASLPDAERSARRDYACTGIALEGSLVSTAGAPVADVVVKVGDAQARTDKAGHFRFPVLPRHNRLLTVEAEGFRPAVVAVELRRGLTEKRVTLPPVRLSPKDGVRMLFAGDVSLGRRFLDPDDTTPRNQMPQDDPAALIRVSDPLPGTKAVFTHVRPYFQAADFRAVNLETPVTDQPSTPHDEKAYAFFTLPGSMPALPWLGVDYVSLGNNHVYDYLAPGLADTLSHVAATGMAYSGAGQNEDQAFVPARVPLAGTSYSLVSMCSITGSAHDQQYVAGPNQGGAADARNMTRVSALLGAERAQGRVPVAVLHTGVEYSVRPSTPTAQRMRDLVDAGAGLVIAHHPHIPQGFARHQGVLMAQSLGNFAFDQDRMETMVGLMAEVEATGAHVDRARAVPVYIEDYRPRPVAGDLAEGFLRNLAELSREGGVELVPQPSWGELLPEGTQATVSERTVDVPVTVDANGRATVDLRPLRHEGESVAVARLTGTAEGTAVKLKAGRDVLLHGDFEDHDVDDDANEAARWSVGPNAGYVCQDGPHRGAAALCQRRASGERSAAVKLVNRFRPPGFAEGPPNRDLTAVAWLKGQGGGAFSAKVQYVPVESYTLFGEQTLLRHDGGTYDWTLVAEDLNFPADPPGPNLWNAPWALDLTLNTAAPKSGQGVTAVDDLALVAWEKQATGGTLTQATPHARDFVRVEAPAGTYTLRVTFREHRVP, from the coding sequence ATGGCGTGGCGGCGGTGGTGGCCCGTGGGGTGGGTGGCGGCGTTGCTCGTGGCGTGTGGTTCCGGCACGTCCACGCCGAAGCAGGGACAGGACGCCGTGACGCCGGGCGATGAGCCCCAGACGCCGGTGACGCCTCCGGACGACCAGACACCTCCCAAGGAGACGCCCCCGCCCGACGAGGAGCCGCCTCCCGGCGAGGAACCCCCTCCCGACGAGACGGCCGAGGAGCCGCCCCCGGAGGAGGAGTCCCCGGTGCTGACGGCCTGCGCGCCGGAGCCCGCGGCGGATGCCTCCCTCCCCGACGCCGAGCGCTCCGCCCGGCGCGACTACGCGTGCACCGGCATCGCGCTGGAGGGCTCGCTGGTCTCCACCGCGGGCGCGCCGGTCGCGGACGTCGTGGTGAAGGTAGGGGACGCGCAGGCGCGCACGGACAAGGCCGGCCACTTCCGCTTCCCCGTGCTGCCCCGTCACAACCGGCTGCTCACGGTGGAGGCGGAGGGCTTCCGTCCGGCGGTGGTCGCGGTGGAGCTGCGCCGGGGCCTGACGGAGAAGCGCGTGACGCTGCCTCCGGTGCGCCTGTCGCCGAAGGATGGCGTGCGGATGCTCTTCGCGGGTGACGTGTCGCTGGGCCGGCGCTTCCTGGATCCGGACGACACCACGCCGCGCAACCAGATGCCCCAGGACGACCCGGCGGCGCTCATCCGCGTGTCGGATCCGCTGCCGGGCACGAAGGCCGTCTTCACGCACGTGCGGCCGTACTTCCAGGCGGCGGACTTCCGCGCCGTGAACCTGGAGACGCCGGTGACGGACCAGCCGTCCACGCCCCACGACGAGAAGGCCTACGCGTTCTTCACGCTGCCCGGCTCCATGCCCGCGCTGCCGTGGCTGGGCGTGGACTACGTGAGCCTGGGCAACAACCACGTCTACGACTACCTGGCGCCGGGCCTGGCGGACACGCTGTCGCACGTGGCCGCCACGGGCATGGCCTACAGCGGCGCGGGCCAGAACGAGGACCAGGCCTTCGTCCCGGCGCGCGTGCCGCTGGCGGGCACGAGCTACAGCCTGGTCTCCATGTGCTCCATCACCGGCAGCGCGCATGATCAGCAGTACGTCGCGGGCCCCAACCAGGGCGGCGCGGCGGACGCTCGGAACATGACGCGGGTGTCCGCGCTCCTGGGCGCGGAGCGGGCGCAGGGGCGCGTGCCGGTGGCGGTGCTGCACACCGGCGTCGAGTACAGCGTCCGGCCCTCCACCCCGACGGCGCAGCGGATGCGCGACCTGGTGGACGCGGGCGCGGGGCTGGTCATCGCGCACCACCCGCATATCCCGCAGGGCTTCGCGCGCCACCAAGGCGTGCTGATGGCGCAGTCGCTGGGCAACTTCGCCTTCGACCAGGACCGCATGGAGACGATGGTGGGCCTCATGGCGGAGGTGGAGGCCACGGGCGCGCACGTGGACCGCGCCCGCGCGGTGCCCGTCTACATCGAGGACTACCGCCCCCGGCCCGTCGCGGGCGACCTGGCGGAGGGCTTCCTGCGCAACCTGGCGGAGCTGTCCCGCGAGGGCGGCGTGGAGCTGGTGCCCCAGCCCTCCTGGGGCGAGCTGCTCCCCGAAGGCACCCAGGCCACGGTGAGCGAGCGCACGGTGGACGTGCCGGTGACGGTGGACGCCAACGGCCGCGCCACGGTGGACCTGCGGCCCCTGCGCCACGAGGGCGAATCCGTCGCGGTGGCCCGGCTCACGGGCACGGCGGAGGGCACGGCCGTGAAGCTCAAGGCCGGACGCGACGTGCTGCTGCACGGCGACTTCGAGGACCACGACGTGGACGACGACGCCAACGAGGCGGCGCGCTGGAGCGTGGGGCCGAATGCCGGCTACGTCTGCCAGGACGGGCCGCACCGGGGCGCCGCGGCCCTCTGCCAGCGCCGGGCGTCGGGCGAGCGGAGCGCGGCGGTGAAGCTGGTCAACCGCTTCCGTCCGCCGGGCTTCGCGGAAGGCCCGCCCAACCGCGACCTCACGGCGGTGGCGTGGCTGAAGGGGCAGGGCGGCGGCGCCTTCTCCGCGAAGGTGCAGTACGTGCCCGTGGAGTCCTACACCCTCTTCGGAGAGCAGACGCTGCTGCGCCACGACGGCGGCACCTACGACTGGACGCTGGTGGCGGAGGACCTGAACTTCCCCGCCGACCCGCCTGGCCCGAACCTGTGGAACGCCCCCTGGGCCCTGGACCTGACGCTCAACACCGCGGCGCCGAAGTCCGGCCAGGGCGTGACGGCGGTGGACGACCTGGCGCTGGTGGCCTGGGAGAAGCAGGCCACGGGCGGCACGCTGACCCAGGCGACGCCGCACGCGCGGGACTTCGTGCGCGTGGAGGCCCCGGCGGGCACGTACACGCTGCGCGTCACCTTCCGCGAGCACCGCGTGCCCTGA
- a CDS encoding SDR family oxidoreductase, giving the protein MRYVITGASRGIGFEFVQQLLRRGETVDAGVRAPELARRLEPLLLEAGNRLRIHPLDVTSAASVQAFAERVSREPVDVLINNAGVSGQWVGLHELDFEDLARTIEVNALGPLRITSALLPALRTGAGRKVAHVTSRMGSLSSNTEGGAYAYRMSKAALNMGVRSMSNDLRREGLACVLLHPGWVQTDMGGQDAPLPPEESVRGMLRVIDSISLEHSGRFFDYEGAEVPW; this is encoded by the coding sequence ATGCGCTATGTCATCACAGGTGCCAGCCGTGGCATCGGTTTCGAATTCGTTCAGCAATTGCTGCGACGGGGGGAAACCGTGGACGCCGGTGTGCGGGCCCCGGAGCTGGCGCGCCGTCTGGAGCCGCTGCTGCTGGAAGCAGGCAACCGCCTGAGGATCCACCCGCTGGACGTCACCTCCGCGGCGAGCGTCCAGGCGTTCGCGGAGCGTGTCTCCCGCGAGCCGGTGGACGTGCTCATCAACAACGCGGGCGTGTCCGGCCAGTGGGTGGGGCTGCACGAGCTGGACTTCGAGGACCTGGCGCGCACCATCGAGGTGAACGCGCTCGGGCCGCTGCGCATCACCTCCGCGCTCTTGCCCGCGCTGCGGACCGGCGCGGGGCGCAAGGTGGCGCACGTCACGTCGCGCATGGGGTCGCTCTCCAGCAACACGGAGGGCGGCGCGTACGCCTACCGCATGTCCAAGGCCGCGCTGAACATGGGCGTGCGCTCCATGTCCAACGACCTGCGCCGCGAGGGGCTGGCGTGCGTGCTGCTGCATCCGGGTTGGGTGCAGACGGACATGGGCGGGCAGGACGCGCCGCTGCCGCCGGAGGAGTCCGTGCGCGGGATGCTCAGGGTCATCGACAGCATCTCGCTGGAGCACTCCGGCCGGTTCTTCGACTACGAGGGCGCGGAAGTCCCCTGGTAG
- the hemG gene encoding protoporphyrinogen oxidase yields MTVAVIGGGITGLALAHRLRARGTAAVVLESTSRVGGNVQTHARTGYLLEAGPNSFLDREPTTRALAETLGVSSRIRPADAAAKNRYVYTRGALRALPASPPAFLKSDILPLAARLRVVGELFSGRNPTGSDESLAQLGRRHLGREATQVLLDAMQTGTYAGDPEQLSAEATFPQLVKMEREHRSLILGAIRAQRAARQAKASGAAAAGPALTGQMSTFDGGLGVLVDALAKALGDAVRTDAKVEGLERAADGWKVRFTQRGQPAELTASHVVLAVPAHVAAGLLRPLDAELARNADSIPYAPIAVVHLGFAPGTVPKPDGFGFLVPAVEGTAMLGTIHVSTTFPFRVEGGRVLLTCLMGGARRPEVVSRDEDALAALAREELKTMTGLTATPELTEVIRWPRGIPQYTVGHLERMAAMDERLKRWPGLHLTGNAYRGVGVNDCLREAARLADALGQEAAGAVRSA; encoded by the coding sequence ATGACGGTCGCGGTCATTGGGGGAGGAATCACCGGGCTGGCCCTGGCCCACCGATTGCGGGCTCGCGGCACGGCTGCCGTGGTGCTGGAGTCGACTTCGCGCGTGGGTGGAAACGTTCAGACCCACGCCCGCACGGGCTACTTGTTGGAGGCCGGGCCCAACAGTTTCCTGGACCGGGAGCCGACGACCCGTGCGCTGGCGGAGACGCTCGGTGTGTCTTCGCGCATACGTCCGGCGGATGCGGCGGCAAAAAACCGTTACGTATACACACGCGGTGCGTTGAGGGCCCTGCCCGCGTCACCGCCGGCCTTCCTGAAATCGGACATCCTCCCCCTCGCGGCCCGCCTGCGGGTGGTGGGGGAGCTGTTCAGCGGACGCAACCCGACGGGTTCGGATGAGTCCCTGGCCCAGTTGGGCCGGCGCCACCTGGGACGTGAAGCGACCCAGGTGCTGCTGGACGCGATGCAGACGGGCACCTACGCGGGGGACCCGGAGCAACTGAGCGCGGAGGCCACGTTCCCGCAGCTCGTGAAGATGGAGCGGGAGCACCGCAGCCTCATCCTGGGCGCCATCCGGGCGCAGCGCGCGGCGCGACAGGCGAAGGCCTCGGGCGCGGCGGCGGCGGGCCCCGCGCTCACCGGGCAGATGAGCACGTTCGACGGCGGTCTGGGCGTGCTGGTGGACGCGCTGGCGAAGGCGCTGGGCGACGCGGTGCGCACGGACGCGAAGGTGGAGGGGCTGGAGCGCGCGGCGGACGGCTGGAAGGTGCGCTTCACGCAGCGCGGCCAGCCGGCGGAGCTGACCGCGTCGCACGTGGTGCTGGCGGTGCCCGCGCACGTGGCGGCGGGGCTCTTGCGCCCGCTGGACGCGGAGCTGGCGCGAAACGCGGACAGCATCCCGTACGCGCCCATCGCGGTGGTGCACCTGGGCTTCGCGCCGGGGACGGTGCCGAAGCCGGACGGGTTCGGGTTCCTGGTGCCGGCGGTGGAGGGCACGGCGATGCTGGGCACCATCCACGTCTCCACCACGTTCCCCTTCCGCGTGGAGGGCGGGCGGGTGCTGTTGACGTGCCTGATGGGTGGCGCGCGCCGGCCGGAGGTGGTGTCCCGGGACGAGGACGCGCTGGCGGCGCTGGCTCGCGAGGAGCTGAAGACGATGACGGGCCTCACCGCGACGCCGGAATTGACGGAGGTCATCCGCTGGCCGCGCGGGATTCCGCAGTACACCGTGGGCCACCTGGAGCGGATGGCGGCGATGGACGAGCGCCTGAAGCGCTGGCCCGGCCTGCACCTCACCGGCAACGCGTACCGGGGCGTGGGCGTCAACGACTGCCTCCGCGAGGCGGCGCGGCTGGCGGACGCGCTGGGACAGGAGGCGGCGGGAGCGGTCCGGAGCGCCTGA
- a CDS encoding sensor histidine kinase, whose amino-acid sequence MQETSPEGSIVRATLRALVAPWRLAPIVLVSLPLLAAQVRWSVEPRAFWIGLLLCLLCVVVAPVSYRVLFPEGLDLSHGGIRLLLYAAVGSGVVLSVGYALPRVTLMQDMFLSEPYNLAICGGLFLVAGWGLGRDIGFEETLARERARATRFAWEAEQAQLLALRSHLDPHFLFNTLNAIAEWCREDGAVAEAAVLRLSTMLRSVLAGVRSVSWPLAQELELMRTLFELHLLRDPDLFQLRMDVADGLADVPVPPLVLLPLAENAVKHGPAAGHRGLLTVEVTARDGAVVVSIDNPGASKGPREGSVGLPTVERRLALAYGGHALLSLESADGRTRVTVTLPRQGPQPGVLT is encoded by the coding sequence ATGCAGGAGACGTCGCCGGAAGGCTCCATCGTTCGCGCCACGCTGCGCGCGCTCGTCGCGCCGTGGCGGCTGGCGCCCATCGTCCTGGTGTCCCTCCCGCTGCTGGCGGCCCAGGTGCGCTGGAGCGTGGAGCCGCGCGCGTTCTGGATTGGCCTGCTGCTGTGCCTCCTGTGCGTCGTGGTGGCGCCCGTGTCGTACCGGGTGCTGTTCCCGGAGGGGCTGGACCTGAGCCACGGAGGCATCCGCCTGCTGCTCTACGCGGCGGTGGGCAGCGGCGTGGTGCTGTCGGTGGGCTACGCCCTGCCGCGCGTCACGCTGATGCAGGACATGTTCCTGTCGGAGCCGTACAACCTGGCCATCTGCGGCGGCTTGTTCCTCGTCGCGGGCTGGGGGCTGGGGCGCGACATCGGCTTTGAAGAGACGCTGGCGCGCGAGCGGGCCCGCGCCACCCGCTTCGCCTGGGAGGCCGAGCAGGCGCAGCTGCTGGCCCTGCGCAGCCACCTGGATCCGCACTTCCTCTTCAACACGCTCAACGCCATCGCGGAGTGGTGCCGCGAGGACGGCGCCGTCGCGGAGGCCGCCGTGCTGCGGCTGTCCACGATGCTGCGCTCGGTGCTCGCGGGCGTGCGCAGCGTCAGTTGGCCGCTGGCGCAGGAGCTGGAGTTGATGCGCACGCTCTTCGAGCTGCACCTGCTGCGCGACCCGGACCTGTTCCAGCTGCGCATGGACGTGGCGGACGGGCTGGCGGACGTGCCCGTGCCGCCGCTGGTGCTCTTGCCCCTTGCGGAGAACGCGGTGAAGCACGGCCCGGCGGCCGGCCACCGCGGCCTGCTGACCGTCGAGGTCACGGCGCGCGACGGGGCGGTGGTGGTGAGCATCGACAACCCGGGCGCATCCAAGGGCCCGCGCGAGGGCAGCGTGGGCCTGCCCACCGTGGAGCGGCGGCTGGCGCTGGCGTACGGCGGCCACGCCCTCTTGTCCCTGGAGAGCGCCGACGGGCGCACCCGTGTCACCGTCACCCTGCCCCGCCAGGGCCCCCAACCCGGAGTCCTCACGTGA